From Scatophagus argus isolate fScaArg1 chromosome 2, fScaArg1.pri, whole genome shotgun sequence, a single genomic window includes:
- the zdhhc5a gene encoding palmitoyltransferase ZDHHC5-A, with protein sequence MPGGSSKSGGRGPSSSPLPHAVVPPSRPLRPSRYVPVSAATFFLVGSTTLFFCFTCPWLSERFSVAVPIYNGVIFLFVLANFCMATFMDPGIFPRAEEDEDKEDDFRAPLYKTVEIRGIQVRMKWCSTCRFYRPPRCSHCSVCDNCVEDFDHHCPWVNNCIGRRNYRYFFLFLLSLTAHIMAVFGFGLLFILYHRQNIDRLHAIVTLAVMCVAGLFFIPVAGLTGFHIVLVARGRTTNEQVTGKFRGGVNPFTNGCWKNVSHVLCSSQAPRYLGRKKCVQSVCVQPPFLRPQLTEAQLAAKILDNGIQGDLHRSKSSLEMMESQSCDAEPPPPPKPELRYPGITRGNTEECSLLNKAPPTPTMYKYRPTYSPSKNHTALTHAYANQLSRGESVGSARDSSSSTSSLLQASQQPGFRSQPSLDRRDTSSDRVGGGGGGERREGGREMGGGGIPGYSLGGRSYPSFSDPTVLSGVASRSSSSTHTSTGAAHVSETTTTSASFKSLANQTPPAHHPSRNGSLSYDSLLAGGDDFDKGVTTGSAAPEVSSGRPCTPAAGGYNSPFLSSQQRVAEIHSQSSQSPHHHHRSSHHHPFLHRSSSSTSSSPPPPPEREHLLGEPHPNAQPPPTNQASAPPSSSAPAPPHHHHHHHHHHHHHSHHHHHSSSSATSRPPRFAVPHAPPHHAYPYRTRSTDTTLGSTSTTHPPRSPHPPPLGKSLSYSSAAAAELQYQLVRKASASAGANAAGVGGGGGGGMGGGGIQTPKDELIQMKPLSRTNGSQPFSSTTSCSAPSSPSHPVSVSARPGVAYPSSALMQSPAHKPQGGGVKKVTGVGGTTYEISV encoded by the exons ATGCCAGGTGGCAGCAGTAAGAGTGGAGGACGAGGTCCATCCTCATCACCCCTCCCCCACGCCGTGGTCCCGCCCAGCAGACCTCTGCGACCCTCCCGTTATGTTCCAGTGTCAGCAGCCACTTTCTTCCTCGTTGGCTCCACCACACTCTTTTTCTGCTTCAC CTGCCCGTGGCTTTCGGAGCGTTTCTCAGTGGCTGTGCCCATCTACAATGGAGTcatcttcctgtttgttttggctaACTTCTGTATGGCCACATTCATGGACCCCGGCATCTTCCCGAGAG ccgaggaggacgaggacaagGAGGATGATTTCCGTGCTCCCCTCTATAAGACAGTAGAGATCAGAGGGATCCAGGTCAGAATGAAGTGGTGTTCAACCTGCCGCTTCTACAGGCCACCACGTTGCTCCCACTGCTCCGTCTGTGACAACTGTGTCGAG GACTTCGATCACCACTGTCCGTGGGTGAACAACTGCATTGGCAGGAGGAACTACCGttacttcttcctcttcctgctttcTCTGACGGCTCACATCATGGCCGTGTTTGGCTTTGGCCTGCTCTTTATCCTCTACCATCGGCAGAACATTGACCGCCTGCATGCCATTGTGAC GCTGGCTGTGATGTGTGTAGCAGGCTTGTTCTTTATTCCTGTTGCTGGCCTCACTGGTTTCCACATAGTGCTTGTGGCCAGAGGCAGGACCACCAATGAGCAG GTAACGGGGAAGTTCAGAGGAGGTGTTAACCCGTTCACCAATGGCTGTTGGAAGAATGTCTCTCATGtcctctgcagctcacaggCACCCAG GTATCTGGGCAGAAAGAAGTGTGTGCAGAGCGTGTGTGTCCAACCTCCTTTTCTGCGGCCACAGTTAACAGAGGCCCAGTTGGCTGCAAAGATCCTGGACAACGGCATACAAGGAGACCTGCACCGG TCAAAGTCCAGTCTGGAGATGATGGAGAGCCAGTCATGTGATGctgagcctcctcctcctcctaaacCGGAGCTCCGCTATCCTGGAATCACCAGAGGAAACACGGAGG AGTGCAGTCTGCTGAACAAAgcccctcccacccccaccatGTACAAATACAGGCCCACCTACAGCCCCAGCAAGAACcacacagcactcacacacGCTTATGCCAATCAG TTAAGTCGGGGGGAGAGTGTTGGCAGTGCCAGggactcctcctcttccacctcctcacTCCTCCAGGCCAGCCAGCAGCCTGGGTTTCGCTCCCAGCCCAGCTTGGACCGGAGGGACACTTCATCTGacagagtgggaggaggaggaggtggggagaggagggagggaggaagagagatgggaggagggggCATCCCTGGGTATTCCCTTGGTGGACGCTCATACCCCTCCTTCTCTGACCCCACTGTTCTATCTGGAGTGGCATCGCGATCATCCAGCTCTACGCACACCTCAACAGGTGCAGCCCACGTCTCAGAGACAACCACCACCTCCGCCAGTTTCAAGAGCTTAGCCAATCAGACACCCCCAGCTCATCACCCGTCCCGCAATGGTAGCCTGTCATATGACAGCTTGCTGGCAGGTGGTGATGATTTCGACAAAGGGGTGACGACAGGTTCAGCAGCCCCTGAGGTTTCCTCTGGAAGACCCTGCACGCCAGCAGCAGGCGGCTACAACTCCCCCTTCCTGTCTTCACAACAAAGGGTTGCTGAGATACACTCCCAGTCCTCCCAGTCGCCCCATCACCACCACCGTTCCTCCCACCATCACCCCTTTCTCCATCGCTCTTCTTCCTCTACGTCCTCCTCTCCGCCACCACCTCCAGAGAGGGAGCATCTGCTGGGAGAGCCTCACCCCAATGCTCAGCCCCCGCCTACCAATCAGGCCTCAgctcccccttcctcctctgccccAGCTCCCCcacaccatcatcaccaccaccatcaccaccaccaccaccactcccatcatcaccaccactcctcctcttccgcCACCTCCCGCCCTCCTCGCTTTGCTGTCCCTCATGCACCGCCTCACCATGCTTATCCTTACCGCACCCGCTCCACTGATACCACTCTGGGCTCCACTTCCACAACCCACCCTCCTCGATCTCCACACCCCCCACCTCTGGGCAAGTCTCTCTCCTACTccagcgctgctgctgctgaactgcaGTACCAGCTTGTCCGAAAGGCCTCGGCGTCAGCTGGAGCAAATGCAGCGGgggtaggaggaggaggaggtggagggatgggaggaggaggaatacAAACACCGAA